A portion of the Deltaproteobacteria bacterium HGW-Deltaproteobacteria-18 genome contains these proteins:
- a CDS encoding saccharopine dehydrogenase: MSKVLIIGAGGVGHVVAHKCAQVPEVFSEIMLASRTKSKCDAIAASVKERTGRTIQTAALDADNVAETVALIKSFQPKLVLNVALPYQDLALMDACLETGVDYLDTANYEPLDEAKFEYKWQWAYQERFKEKGLMALLGSGFDPGVTNVYCAYAQKHLFDEIHELDIIDCNAGDHGQPFATNFNPEINIREITQRGRYWERGEWVETDPLSWRMSYDFPEGIGAKDCYLMYHEELESLMQNLKGLKRARFWMTFSQNYLNHLKVLEGIGMTSIEPVDYKGQKIVPLQFLKSVLPEPGSLGPLTKGRTCIGCVMKGVKDGKERKAYIYNICSHEEAYREVGSQAISYTTGVPAMIGAMMMMTGKWRGEGVFNMEQLDPDPFMEMLNIHGLPWVVVDL; the protein is encoded by the coding sequence ATGTCCAAAGTGCTCATTATCGGCGCCGGCGGTGTCGGCCATGTCGTGGCTCACAAGTGCGCCCAGGTTCCCGAGGTTTTCTCCGAGATCATGCTGGCCAGCCGAACCAAGTCCAAATGCGACGCCATCGCCGCCTCCGTTAAGGAACGCACCGGCCGCACCATCCAGACGGCGGCCCTCGATGCCGATAACGTGGCCGAGACCGTGGCCCTCATCAAATCGTTTCAGCCCAAGCTGGTTCTGAACGTGGCCCTGCCCTACCAGGACCTGGCCCTCATGGACGCGTGCCTCGAAACCGGGGTCGACTACCTAGATACCGCCAATTACGAGCCCCTCGACGAGGCCAAGTTCGAATACAAGTGGCAGTGGGCCTATCAGGAGCGCTTCAAGGAGAAGGGCCTCATGGCGCTCTTGGGGTCGGGCTTCGACCCCGGCGTGACCAACGTCTACTGCGCCTACGCCCAGAAGCACCTCTTCGACGAGATCCACGAACTCGACATCATCGACTGCAACGCCGGCGACCACGGCCAGCCCTTCGCCACCAACTTCAACCCCGAGATCAACATCCGCGAGATCACCCAGCGCGGCCGCTACTGGGAGCGGGGCGAGTGGGTCGAGACCGACCCCCTGTCCTGGCGCATGAGCTATGACTTTCCGGAAGGCATCGGCGCCAAGGATTGCTACCTCATGTACCACGAGGAGCTCGAATCCCTGATGCAGAATCTGAAGGGCCTCAAGCGCGCCCGCTTCTGGATGACCTTCTCCCAGAACTACCTCAACCACCTGAAGGTGCTTGAGGGCATCGGCATGACCTCCATCGAGCCCGTGGACTACAAGGGCCAGAAGATCGTGCCCCTGCAGTTCCTGAAGTCCGTGCTGCCCGAGCCGGGCTCCCTGGGCCCCCTGACCAAGGGCCGGACCTGCATCGGTTGCGTCATGAAGGGCGTCAAGGACGGCAAGGAGCGCAAGGCCTATATCTACAATATCTGCAGCCATGAGGAGGCCTACCGCGAGGTCGGCTCCCAGGCCATCTCCTACACCACGGGCGTGCCGGCCATGATCGGGGCCATGATGATGATGACCGGGAAGTGGCGCGGCGAGGGTGTCTTCAACATGGAGCAGCTCGATCCCGATCCGTTCATGGAGATGCTCAACATCCACGGCCTGCCCTGGGTGGTGGTCGACCTGTGA